A single window of Desulfonatronovibrio hydrogenovorans DSM 9292 DNA harbors:
- a CDS encoding YhaN family protein yields the protein MKIRKLHLKAFGCFTDQTLDFSSPKSGLQIIFGPNEAGKSTTMRALDSFFFGFGHTTPDAFLHSYKDLAVGAELETETGPTLDLTRFKRAKNDLVNQAGQAIDPAVLNGLMTGLTRDMYTNMFSLGHQSLRLGAKEILEGGGHLGETLFAAASGITSLRLTLEDLRKGADELFTPRAYSKPVWQNIQEISRLGRELQQIALKPEQWKTLRQGLEKAVQNKDEIEGKIRSLESEISRKSRFHQAIPLISGYLELKSQLKALGQVPVLSPDFPEKREKILAGLNRLKSELSSLSQLESKLVHALKDIPVSGKALDFAPEIDRLHLKASAVAQARENILALEQDIREIQGSIKQKTEMLPSHLTPADLDQIQLNTLQTRKLESLARELNSLQSSITQAQRDLWETQKDLTTTQDRLAKFEKVPDRKNLEILSRRLAQSPELMEQESTAAGKVSELSSKINKQIQSLGLWKGSRKELSSLVLPLQETIDLFDRKIQESRHGVDLIQKEIQDLQNLISSRKRELNGIDPDRSLPSPDDLIKARALRDHGWSLVKTAWLDHQEDQSQISTFLVQTSSDSLALGFEKSLSQVDAAADDLLANAERVAASSGLVREIAGLELKTEELEAELESRTGQHTAILQKWAHLWPGLDSSPLSPREMSAWTAKVNEIRRLEDNLDQESQDLDLIRKKTAQLKAAARDILTREGFSLPGDADLITLSSLTDQALNKASELLKARTSLEFEQEKTASVLEKIQLKINDLNQDLQSTKSEWTRALAETGLSPEQRPEDTLEEIRIIKDILSSRAQAEKLAGQKNSLEKKCREFTSQVINLMSSLDYTRTGQDRPEDIIARLHARLRDEQKKADQKDRIEQRLVETREKIDLNRTELEILEKDLAYLCREADAAEPDLLPDIIEQFRRKNQLQTKFEHLQDKLQSIAAGENLDQFVATAGQSDPDQLQAEISSLKNQKLELNTERDAIIEEKREFQLKLKHMDGTSRALEVEQAIQDQKASLEENVQQYIRFRLAADILAAEVERYRSANQGPVLRTAGDIFQTITSGAFKTIITDFNEKGEPVIMAARVQGEKLGVNDLSDGSRDQLFLALRLGGIYRYLENNPPFPFMVDDILVHFDDQRSLNTLAVLAELSRKTQVLFFTHHRHLVDLALQIPEKDAVIIHELSAC from the coding sequence ATGAAAATCAGAAAACTTCATTTAAAGGCCTTTGGCTGTTTCACAGACCAGACACTGGACTTTTCCAGCCCCAAATCCGGACTGCAGATCATCTTTGGGCCCAACGAAGCCGGCAAGAGCACCACCATGCGGGCCCTGGACTCGTTTTTTTTCGGTTTCGGGCACACCACTCCTGATGCCTTCCTGCACAGCTACAAGGACCTGGCTGTAGGTGCTGAACTGGAGACAGAGACCGGTCCGACCCTGGACCTGACCAGGTTCAAGCGGGCTAAAAACGACCTGGTAAATCAGGCTGGGCAGGCAATTGACCCGGCAGTGCTCAATGGGCTCATGACCGGCCTGACCAGGGATATGTATACCAATATGTTCAGCCTGGGACACCAGAGCCTTCGGCTTGGTGCAAAGGAAATCCTGGAAGGCGGCGGCCACCTGGGGGAAACCCTGTTTGCAGCAGCATCCGGAATAACCAGTTTGCGCCTGACTCTGGAAGACCTGAGAAAGGGAGCTGATGAATTATTCACCCCCAGGGCTTATTCCAAGCCTGTATGGCAGAATATCCAGGAAATATCCCGGCTGGGCAGAGAGCTTCAGCAAATCGCCCTGAAGCCTGAACAGTGGAAAACCCTCAGACAGGGCCTGGAAAAGGCAGTTCAGAACAAGGATGAAATCGAAGGAAAAATCAGATCCTTGGAATCTGAAATCAGTCGCAAGTCAAGGTTTCACCAGGCCATTCCCCTGATATCGGGCTACCTGGAACTCAAATCCCAGTTAAAGGCCCTGGGCCAGGTACCGGTCCTGAGTCCGGACTTTCCAGAAAAAAGGGAAAAGATCCTGGCCGGTTTAAACCGCCTTAAGTCTGAATTAAGCAGCTTGTCCCAGCTGGAGTCAAAGCTGGTCCATGCACTGAAAGATATCCCTGTCTCTGGAAAGGCCCTGGATTTTGCCCCTGAAATCGACCGGCTTCATTTGAAGGCTTCAGCTGTTGCCCAGGCCAGGGAGAATATCCTGGCCCTGGAACAGGATATCAGGGAGATTCAAGGCTCTATAAAACAAAAGACTGAAATGCTTCCCAGCCACCTCACCCCGGCGGATCTGGATCAGATCCAGCTGAATACCCTGCAGACCAGAAAACTTGAATCCCTGGCCAGGGAACTGAATTCATTGCAGAGCAGCATCACCCAGGCCCAAAGGGACCTCTGGGAAACCCAAAAAGACCTGACAACCACCCAGGACCGGCTGGCAAAATTTGAAAAGGTTCCAGACCGGAAAAACCTGGAGATTTTATCAAGAAGGCTGGCCCAGTCTCCTGAACTCATGGAACAGGAAAGCACTGCAGCCGGAAAAGTCAGTGAACTGTCCTCAAAAATCAACAAGCAGATCCAGTCCCTGGGACTGTGGAAGGGTTCCAGAAAAGAGCTTTCCAGCCTTGTTTTGCCTCTGCAGGAAACCATTGACCTCTTTGACCGGAAAATTCAGGAATCCCGGCACGGAGTTGATTTGATCCAAAAGGAGATCCAGGATCTGCAGAACCTTATCTCTTCCAGGAAAAGGGAACTCAACGGGATTGATCCGGACCGGTCCCTGCCTTCTCCGGACGACCTGATAAAGGCCAGGGCCCTGAGAGATCACGGATGGTCTCTGGTCAAAACCGCCTGGCTGGATCACCAGGAGGATCAATCTCAGATTAGCACCTTCCTGGTTCAGACTTCATCAGACAGCCTTGCCCTTGGCTTTGAAAAGAGCTTGTCTCAGGTTGATGCAGCTGCAGATGACCTTCTGGCCAATGCTGAAAGGGTGGCTGCCAGTTCAGGACTGGTCAGGGAGATTGCCGGGCTTGAACTCAAAACAGAAGAACTGGAAGCAGAGCTTGAGTCCAGAACCGGACAGCACACAGCCATCCTCCAAAAGTGGGCCCATCTCTGGCCGGGCCTGGATTCATCTCCCCTGTCACCAAGGGAGATGTCGGCCTGGACAGCCAAGGTCAATGAAATCCGGCGGCTGGAAGACAACCTGGACCAAGAAAGCCAGGACCTTGACCTGATCCGGAAAAAAACAGCTCAGTTAAAGGCTGCAGCCCGGGATATCCTGACCCGGGAGGGCTTTTCCTTGCCCGGAGATGCAGACCTGATCACCCTTTCCAGCCTGACTGATCAGGCCCTGAACAAGGCTTCGGAACTCTTGAAAGCCAGGACCAGCTTAGAGTTTGAGCAGGAAAAGACCGCATCTGTCCTGGAGAAAATCCAACTGAAAATAAACGACCTGAACCAGGATCTGCAGAGCACAAAGTCTGAATGGACCAGGGCCCTGGCTGAAACCGGCCTCAGCCCCGAGCAGAGGCCTGAAGATACCCTGGAGGAAATCCGGATCATCAAGGATATCCTTTCAAGCCGGGCTCAGGCAGAAAAGCTGGCTGGCCAGAAGAACAGCTTGGAAAAGAAATGCCGGGAATTCACAAGCCAGGTGATCAATCTTATGTCCAGCCTTGATTATACCCGGACCGGACAGGACCGGCCCGAGGACATTATTGCCAGACTCCATGCCCGCCTCAGGGATGAACAGAAAAAGGCCGACCAAAAGGACCGCATTGAGCAGCGCCTTGTTGAGACCAGGGAAAAGATCGATTTAAACAGAACCGAACTTGAAATCCTTGAAAAGGATCTGGCTTACCTGTGCAGGGAAGCAGATGCTGCAGAGCCGGATCTCCTGCCGGATATCATTGAGCAGTTCAGAAGAAAAAACCAGCTCCAGACAAAATTCGAACACCTCCAGGATAAGCTGCAGAGCATTGCTGCTGGAGAGAACCTGGATCAGTTCGTGGCCACGGCAGGTCAATCAGATCCGGACCAGCTCCAGGCAGAAATCTCCAGCCTTAAGAACCAGAAGCTGGAGCTGAACACTGAACGGGACGCCATTATTGAAGAAAAGCGTGAATTCCAGCTCAAACTGAAACATATGGACGGCACTTCCAGGGCCCTGGAAGTGGAGCAGGCCATCCAGGATCAGAAAGCCTCCCTTGAAGAAAACGTCCAGCAGTACATCCGGTTCCGTCTGGCCGCTGACATCCTGGCTGCAGAAGTGGAAAGGTACAGATCAGCCAACCAGGGGCCGGTCCTCAGAACAGCCGGGGATATCTTCCAGACCATCACTTCAGGGGCTTTTAAGACCATCATTACCGATTTCAATGAAAAAGGTGAGCCGGTCATCATGGCTGCCAGGGTCCAGGGAGAAAAGCTGGGAGTGAATGACTTGAGCGACGGGTCAAGGGACCAGCTCTTTCTGGCCCTCAGACTGGGAGGAATATACAGATACCTTGAAAACAATCCTCCCTTTCCCTTTATGGTGGACGACATCCTGGTCCACTTTGATGACCAGCGATCCCTGAACACCCTGGCCGTGCTGGCTGAACTGTCCCGGAAAACACAGGTCCTTTTTTTCACCCACCACCGGCACCTGGTGGACCTTGCCCTGCAGATCCCGGAAAAAGACGCGGTGATTATTCATGAACTTTCAGCCTGCTGA
- a CDS encoding metallophosphoesterase family protein translates to MLTFIHAADFHLDSPLRGLDRYEGAPAREIRQAGRRALANLVEYILDNQIPLLLIAGDLYDADCPDFQTLLHFSMQMDRLKHAGTRVALIHGNHDAGNSMTRSLRLPDNVRTFSWSRAETWIIKDLGTAVHGQSFRSQEVLDNLVPDFPGPVPGLFNIGLLHTSLSGRPGHSGYAPCDLDHLLAKNYDYWALGHIHRPETVHSHPPVIFSGCIQGRHIREPGPKGCVRVDVDNSGSVRTESIALDVFRWKTLEIDISQSDTLSRVLDLAAIKIEQSFSSESQGRPMAFRIVLTGTGPVHDQLQKDRELLKASIRRIATDVSRQQIWVEKIILNTFPAIDFEELKKSPSPQGDLARFLDELEKCPENLEQIGFNLDDLAGKLSGTGFKLPDLNNARVRRELIQEARRIIIPALSKTINSG, encoded by the coding sequence ATGCTGACCTTTATTCATGCTGCTGACTTTCACCTGGACAGCCCGCTGCGCGGTCTGGACCGTTACGAAGGAGCCCCGGCCCGGGAAATCAGGCAGGCCGGCCGACGGGCTCTGGCCAATCTTGTTGAGTACATTCTGGACAACCAGATTCCCCTGCTGCTCATTGCCGGTGATCTTTATGATGCTGACTGTCCTGATTTCCAGACCCTTCTCCACTTTTCCATGCAGATGGACAGACTCAAGCATGCCGGAACCAGGGTCGCCCTTATCCACGGCAACCACGACGCAGGCAATTCCATGACCAGATCCCTGAGGCTGCCGGACAACGTCAGGACTTTCTCCTGGTCCCGGGCCGAGACCTGGATCATCAAGGACCTGGGAACTGCAGTCCATGGGCAGAGCTTCAGATCCCAGGAGGTCCTGGACAACCTTGTGCCTGACTTTCCCGGACCTGTGCCCGGCCTTTTCAACATAGGGCTGCTGCACACCTCCCTGTCCGGCCGTCCCGGCCACAGCGGTTACGCGCCATGCGACCTGGACCATCTCCTGGCCAAAAACTATGATTACTGGGCCCTGGGTCATATCCATCGCCCTGAAACAGTTCACAGCCACCCGCCGGTGATCTTTTCCGGATGCATTCAGGGCCGGCACATCAGAGAGCCCGGACCCAAGGGCTGCGTCCGGGTGGATGTGGACAATTCCGGTTCAGTCCGGACTGAATCCATTGCCCTGGATGTATTCCGCTGGAAGACCCTGGAAATAGACATCTCTCAGTCAGATACCCTTTCCAGGGTCCTGGATCTTGCTGCAATAAAAATCGAGCAGAGCTTTTCCAGTGAATCCCAGGGCAGGCCCATGGCCTTCAGAATAGTCCTCACCGGAACAGGGCCGGTCCATGATCAGCTGCAAAAGGACCGGGAACTTCTCAAGGCCTCCATCCGCAGGATTGCCACAGATGTTTCAAGACAGCAGATCTGGGTGGAAAAAATAATCCTCAACACCTTCCCGGCCATTGATTTCGAAGAACTCAAAAAAAGCCCGTCTCCCCAGGGAGACCTGGCCAGATTTCTGGACGAACTGGAAAAATGCCCTGAGAACCTTGAACAAATCGGCTTCAATCTGGATGATCTGGCTGGAAAGCTGTCCGGGACCGGCTTTAAACTGCCGGATCTGAACAATGCCCGGGTCCGCAGAGAGCTTATTCAAGAAGCACGCCGAATCATCATCCCTGCCCTGTCCAAGACAATCAACTCAGGGTGA
- a CDS encoding PocR ligand-binding domain-containing protein: MTSSKPLSPGEMDTLLKRAPVGIFQSTPDGRYLWMNQTTARIHGYESPQEMMDSVTDIARQIFADPGTRDRLLDLLEKHGEVLDFESRQLKKDGTVIWISENIRAVRDDEGRILHYEGFITDTTEKKNIQCFLQESESKVRKKLKTILEPEGDISGLELTDIIDHQDLQALVDNLYGLVRIGMAILDLKGNVLVSTGWQDICSKFHRVHPETLNNCKESDLCQKENPAPGQFRLYRCGNGLWDMSTPIIVGGKHLGTLYSGQCFFEDEKVDREWFRARAHRFGFDEQQYLAALDRVPRLDRKTVNTIMSFYARLGLMIAELSERNIRLSRIIMERDRLIESLKESEARWHFALEGPGDGVWDWNVQTNRIFYSRQWKTTLGYRDDEVGDTYHDWESRLHPDDVQMAVNELNRHLKGETPVYKCEFRLRCRDGSYKWILDRGKVMERSPDGEPVRVIGTHTDISDRKDLENQLVQAHKMEAVGTLAGGIAHDFNNILQAIVGYSQLLISRKNAQDPDFNALEQINRSGERAAGLVNQLLAFSRKMESRHQPVNLNQVVLESERLLRSTIPKMVSMELDLEEFPRTISADPVQIEQIILNLVNNSVDAMPRGGKVEVRTRNTVLDEAFCRVHPEVTPGEYVLLLVADSGCGMDRETRNKVFEPFFTTKEVGKGTGLGLASVYGIVKNHGGNIFCRSRPGKGTEFKIFLPAINSSGPETEASVEEPAPSGGTEHILVVDDEAEIRKLTREVLEGSGYRITSAVNGEQALEVFQGRGKDIDLVILDLNMPGMGGYSCLHELKKIDPGVKVIISSGYTYSLDQSLANGAADFVAKPYRISDFLGRVRAVLDK, encoded by the coding sequence ATGACTTCTTCCAAGCCGCTCAGTCCAGGAGAAATGGACACCCTCCTTAAAAGAGCCCCGGTGGGGATTTTCCAGAGCACTCCTGATGGTCGCTACCTCTGGATGAATCAGACTACAGCCAGGATTCACGGCTATGAATCCCCCCAGGAGATGATGGATTCGGTTACGGACATAGCCCGGCAGATATTTGCTGATCCCGGGACCAGGGACCGGCTTCTGGATCTTTTGGAGAAACACGGGGAAGTTCTTGACTTTGAAAGCCGTCAACTCAAGAAGGACGGGACAGTGATCTGGATTTCGGAAAATATCCGGGCTGTCCGGGATGATGAAGGTAGAATCCTGCACTATGAAGGATTTATTACGGATACAACTGAAAAGAAAAACATCCAGTGTTTTCTGCAGGAGAGCGAGTCCAAGGTTCGGAAAAAGCTGAAGACCATTCTTGAACCTGAGGGCGATATTTCGGGTCTGGAACTGACCGACATAATCGACCATCAGGATCTCCAGGCCCTGGTGGACAATCTGTATGGACTGGTCCGGATCGGGATGGCCATTCTGGACTTGAAGGGCAATGTTCTGGTTTCCACCGGCTGGCAGGACATCTGTTCCAAGTTTCACCGAGTGCATCCTGAAACCCTGAATAATTGCAAGGAAAGCGATTTATGCCAGAAAGAAAACCCGGCTCCCGGCCAGTTCAGGCTATACAGGTGCGGCAATGGATTATGGGACATGTCCACCCCCATAATTGTCGGAGGGAAGCATTTGGGGACCCTTTATTCAGGCCAGTGTTTTTTTGAAGATGAAAAGGTTGACCGGGAGTGGTTCAGAGCCAGGGCCCACCGGTTCGGATTTGATGAGCAACAGTACCTGGCCGCCCTGGACAGGGTCCCCAGGCTGGACCGGAAGACGGTCAACACCATCATGTCCTTTTATGCCCGGCTGGGATTGATGATCGCCGAGCTGAGCGAAAGAAACATCAGGCTGTCCAGAATAATCATGGAACGGGACAGGCTGATTGAGTCCCTCAAGGAGAGTGAAGCCAGGTGGCATTTTGCTCTGGAGGGACCAGGAGACGGAGTGTGGGACTGGAATGTCCAGACAAACAGGATCTTTTATTCCCGTCAGTGGAAGACCACTCTGGGGTATAGGGATGATGAGGTCGGCGACACTTACCACGACTGGGAATCCCGGCTGCATCCTGATGATGTCCAGATGGCTGTGAATGAACTGAACAGGCACCTCAAGGGGGAAACCCCTGTGTATAAATGCGAATTCAGGCTGAGGTGCAGAGACGGGTCATACAAATGGATCCTGGACAGAGGAAAGGTTATGGAGCGTTCTCCTGATGGAGAACCAGTGAGGGTCATCGGGACCCACACCGATATAAGTGATCGCAAAGATCTTGAAAACCAGCTGGTCCAGGCCCATAAGATGGAGGCAGTGGGAACTCTGGCAGGGGGGATAGCTCATGATTTCAATAATATACTTCAGGCAATAGTGGGCTATTCCCAGCTTCTTATATCCAGAAAGAATGCCCAGGATCCTGATTTTAATGCCCTGGAGCAGATCAACAGGTCAGGTGAACGGGCTGCCGGTCTGGTCAATCAACTTCTGGCCTTTAGCCGGAAAATGGAATCCCGGCATCAGCCTGTCAACCTGAACCAGGTTGTGCTTGAGTCGGAAAGGCTTCTCAGGAGTACCATCCCGAAAATGGTTTCCATGGAGCTTGATCTGGAAGAATTTCCCCGAACCATCAGTGCAGATCCGGTCCAGATTGAGCAGATCATTTTAAACCTGGTCAATAATTCCGTGGATGCCATGCCCAGAGGGGGGAAGGTTGAAGTCAGGACCCGGAATACAGTCCTGGACGAGGCCTTTTGCCGGGTCCACCCGGAAGTGACTCCAGGGGAATATGTTCTGCTGTTGGTTGCCGACTCAGGGTGCGGCATGGACAGGGAGACACGGAATAAGGTTTTTGAACCTTTTTTCACCACCAAGGAAGTAGGCAAGGGAACCGGGCTGGGTCTGGCTTCAGTATACGGCATTGTCAAGAATCATGGTGGCAACATATTCTGTCGGAGCAGGCCTGGAAAAGGTACTGAATTCAAGATATTTCTTCCGGCCATTAATTCCTCCGGACCAGAAACCGAGGCCAGTGTGGAGGAGCCGGCACCCTCTGGCGGAACCGAGCACATTCTGGTGGTGGATGACGAAGCTGAAATCAGAAAGCTGACCAGAGAGGTCCTGGAAGGCTCGGGGTACAGGATTACTTCGGCTGTGAATGGTGAACAGGCCCTGGAAGTCTTTCAGGGCCGGGGAAAAGATATTGACCTGGTGATTCTTGATCTGAACATGCCGGGCATGGGCGGGTATTCCTGCCTGCATGAACTGAAAAAGATTGATCCCGGGGTCAAGGTGATCATCTCCAGCGGCTACACCTACAGCCTTGATCAAAGCCTGGCCAACGGGGCAGCTGATTTTGTGGCCAAACCTTACCGGATCAGTGATTTTCTGGGCCGGGTCAGGGCTGTCCTGGACAAATAG
- the ablB gene encoding putative beta-lysine N-acetyltransferase, whose product MWPDKMVRLGKSLVQHGPLSNRAYLMDLDPADCPEIAPRLKNLAVQKGYTKIFAKVPDSLAKPFAEAGYQTEAFIPGFYRRQDGARFMGMYLEEKRSSCRNKELAQKVLRTSNKKRGSSGSSLAPGYRIRAMTPENIPAMAELYSLVFNSYPFPIFQPDYLEKTMQDNVSYFGVLCGENLAGLASAEKDMSSLAAEMTDFATLPGHRGRNLAGALLEAMGTHMTKAGIKTLYTIARSGSFGMNITFARAGFQYAGTLTNNTHIAGSIESMNVWHRTC is encoded by the coding sequence ATGTGGCCTGATAAGATGGTCCGGCTCGGCAAATCCCTGGTTCAGCACGGGCCGTTGAGCAACCGGGCCTACCTCATGGACCTTGATCCGGCTGATTGTCCCGAAATAGCGCCCCGGCTTAAAAACCTGGCCGTTCAAAAGGGTTATACCAAGATATTTGCCAAGGTCCCCGACAGTCTGGCCAAACCTTTTGCTGAAGCCGGATATCAGACCGAAGCCTTTATACCTGGATTTTACCGGAGACAGGACGGGGCCAGATTCATGGGAATGTATCTGGAGGAAAAGCGCAGCAGCTGCCGGAACAAAGAACTTGCCCAGAAAGTTCTAAGGACATCAAATAAAAAAAGGGGCTCATCCGGGTCCAGTCTTGCCCCGGGCTACCGGATCAGGGCCATGACTCCTGAGAATATCCCGGCTATGGCTGAACTCTATTCCCTGGTGTTCAACTCCTATCCCTTCCCTATTTTCCAGCCCGATTACCTGGAAAAGACCATGCAGGACAATGTCTCCTATTTCGGGGTCTTATGCGGCGAAAACCTGGCTGGACTGGCTTCAGCTGAAAAAGATATGTCCAGCCTGGCTGCAGAGATGACTGACTTCGCCACCCTGCCCGGGCACAGGGGCAGGAATCTGGCTGGAGCACTCCTGGAAGCCATGGGTACTCACATGACCAAGGCCGGCATAAAAACCCTGTACACCATTGCCAGGTCAGGGTCATTCGGTATGAATATCACCTTTGCCAGAGCCGGATTTCAGTATGCCGGGACCCTGACCAACAACACCCATATAGCAGGCAGTATTGAAAGCATGAATGTCTGGCACAGGACCTGCTGA
- the ablA gene encoding lysine 2,3-aminomutase, which yields MPKISDKHRKIAQRIAKILARNPKNRFSHTPRSVASPGPELHLSSKQWSDWKSGWTDWKWHIRHSIRDINSFERLLGVKFSETTRKAFARTTEKFPMAVTPYYLSLIEPDDYENDPVFRQSFPSPQELIIERSDMSDPLHEEEDSPTPGITHRYPDRVLFHISNICSMYCRHCTRKRKVGDQDTMPGKKEMLKGIQYIRNTPQVRDVLLSGGDPLMLSDERLDWILGELGKINHVEVVRIGSRMPVVLPYRITQDLVDMFKKHHPLWFNTHFNHPREITATSRAALTRLADAGIPLGNQTVLLAGVNDCQRLIRTLNQKLVKNRVRPYYIYQCDLSEGLTHFRTPVGKGIEIVESLRGHTSGFAVPTYVIDSPGGGGKIPIMPNYIVSWGANKVILRNFEGVITTYSEPESYQATFCDRNCKSCNLKLKEDDAVEQCVGIEKLLSDSDTTCSLTPMDNVRMERRNNVA from the coding sequence ATGCCCAAAATAAGTGACAAACACCGTAAAATAGCCCAAAGAATCGCCAAAATTCTGGCAAGAAACCCAAAAAACAGGTTCAGCCACACCCCAAGGTCTGTTGCCAGCCCAGGACCTGAACTCCATTTATCCTCAAAGCAGTGGTCGGACTGGAAATCAGGATGGACCGACTGGAAATGGCATATCAGACATTCCATCCGGGACATTAACAGCTTTGAACGGCTTCTGGGAGTGAAATTTTCCGAAACCACCAGAAAGGCCTTTGCCAGGACAACGGAAAAATTTCCCATGGCTGTTACACCATACTACCTGTCTCTTATCGAACCGGATGATTATGAAAACGATCCTGTTTTCCGCCAGTCTTTTCCATCCCCCCAGGAGCTGATCATTGAGCGATCAGACATGTCTGATCCGCTGCATGAGGAAGAAGACAGCCCCACCCCGGGCATCACCCATCGCTATCCCGACCGGGTCCTGTTCCATATCAGCAATATCTGCTCCATGTACTGCAGGCACTGCACCAGAAAGCGAAAGGTGGGGGACCAGGACACCATGCCGGGGAAAAAAGAAATGCTTAAAGGAATACAATACATACGAAATACCCCCCAGGTCAGAGATGTGCTTCTTTCTGGAGGTGATCCACTGATGCTTTCTGATGAACGCCTGGACTGGATCCTTGGAGAACTGGGAAAAATAAATCATGTTGAAGTAGTCCGGATCGGCTCAAGGATGCCGGTGGTCCTGCCCTACCGGATCACCCAGGACCTGGTGGATATGTTTAAAAAACATCATCCCCTGTGGTTCAACACTCATTTCAACCACCCTAGGGAAATCACCGCCACTTCCAGGGCAGCCCTGACCCGGCTGGCCGATGCCGGCATTCCCCTGGGCAACCAGACCGTTCTTCTGGCCGGGGTGAACGACTGTCAGCGTCTGATCAGGACCCTGAATCAGAAACTGGTCAAAAACCGGGTCCGGCCTTACTATATATACCAGTGCGACCTTTCCGAAGGCCTGACCCATTTCCGCACTCCAGTGGGCAAGGGAATTGAAATCGTTGAAAGCCTGCGGGGGCATACCAGCGGCTTTGCCGTGCCCACCTATGTAATTGATTCTCCGGGAGGAGGAGGCAAAATCCCCATTATGCCCAATTATATTGTTTCCTGGGGGGCCAATAAAGTGATCCTGCGCAACTTTGAAGGGGTCATTACCACCTATTCAGAACCTGAAAGTTATCAGGCCACGTTCTGTGACCGAAACTGCAAGTCCTGCAACCTTAAGCTTAAAGAGGATGATGCTGTGGAGCAGTGCGTGGGCATTGAAAAGCTTCTTTCAGACAGTGACACAACCTGCAGCCTGACCCCCATGGACAATGTCCGGATGGAGAGAAGAAACAATGTGGCCTGA
- a CDS encoding lactate utilization protein gives MGNELDKFWRIRLDQVKESLEENNFSCFVAEDPDEARKLVLTEVVARLKPGSVSWGGSATFKETGLYDALKDRSDMEILDTYDKSISPEASWERRRQALLCDLFITGTNALTEQGFLVNLDMIGNRVGALTFGPRNVLVLCGRNKVVADLDEAMDRIKDISAPANAMRLNKKTPCVKTAYCHDCQSPDRICNVWTITEKSFPKARIIVVLINRDMGL, from the coding sequence ATGGGAAACGAGCTGGACAAGTTCTGGAGAATAAGGCTTGATCAGGTCAAAGAGAGTCTTGAAGAAAACAACTTCAGCTGTTTTGTGGCCGAAGATCCGGATGAAGCCAGAAAGCTGGTCCTGACTGAGGTTGTAGCCAGGCTCAAGCCTGGGTCGGTGTCCTGGGGAGGTTCGGCAACCTTTAAGGAAACAGGACTTTATGATGCCTTGAAGGACAGGAGTGATATGGAAATACTGGATACTTACGACAAGAGCATCAGTCCTGAAGCCTCCTGGGAACGAAGAAGACAGGCCCTGCTTTGCGACCTGTTCATCACCGGGACCAATGCCCTGACCGAGCAGGGCTTCCTGGTCAACCTGGATATGATCGGCAACCGGGTCGGTGCCCTGACCTTCGGCCCCAGAAATGTCCTTGTCCTTTGCGGGAGGAACAAGGTTGTGGCTGACCTGGATGAGGCCATGGACCGGATCAAGGATATCTCGGCTCCAGCCAATGCCATGCGTCTGAACAAGAAAACACCCTGTGTCAAGACAGCCTACTGCCATGACTGTCAGAGTCCGGACCGGATCTGCAATGTGTGGACCATTACTGAGAAGTCTTTTCCCAAGGCCAGGATAATTGTTGTCTTGATCAACAGGGATATGGGGCTTTGA